The DNA window cctctcatggtcgtaCACCACAAGactccaacaaaatattagtaacctgataacacaaatgaagaaaaaaaagatacagaaagaattacttacattaaaacgactgcatgtgtagaagcaatgaGCCGCTGTGTCAAACACGTCGgctggacgaccacagtcacagttagggacagggaggtcaggagggacgggggcatctttgctagaccattggggtataattctctaggacgaccccttTTCTGCCAAAACTCCCGATACATGTCTTGCATATAACAAAACTGTTGTAATttaacataaatcaaaacatcgtAAATTAATGTAAAGGAGACCCATTTGCAATAAAACGAAgaaaatataacctacacttaTGAACAAAAATTGACCTTAGACTAAACCTAGTAAACATAGTTCAAACTAACCAATTAAACTTAACATTGACAATCATAATCCTTATCCTTCAATACAATGTTCTAATGAACTAATATTTCCCTCCAAACCCTAACAACCAATTGTAATCCTTGAATCCAGGGTTCAAACAGCTAATAAGAGCATCATTACCTTGATCAAGGCCGAGGAGTAGCTTGGGGGAAAGTAGGGAGGAAGGCAGCAAGGGAGGCAAGGGTGGCGGCCCCGGGCGTGGGGGAGTCGGGAGGTGGCGGCGCGGGCGCCTCTAGCTGAGTCGGGTAGACAGACAGATGGAGGGAGGCTGTGGTGCAACGGTTAAGTCGTCCGTCGCCGCGCCATGCACCGTGGCGCGGCACCGCCGCGCCATGATCTAGGGTGCGGCAGCCCAGCCACGTTAGCGGCCAACGCCTCGCCGTgccaccatacatggcgcggcGGCTCGATTTTACCACGCCATgcgaataggcgcggccaaaagtgttggATTTAAAAAAACAGTGTCATTTATAGAAATAGTTTAAAATatgggttaaaaataaaaaaaaatctgacCAGCAGGGTCGCACGCGCACAGCTGCCACTTCGCCGCCTTCTTGCGCTTGGGCTTCATGGCGGCCGCCCTGAGCTGCCGGCTGGGCTGAGAATCTCTTcaacgccactgccgccgccaacCAACAAGGTACTATATGAGCTCTGCAATCTCCCATGGTCTTAGGTGATTTGTAACAAACCTTTTCCAATTTAAATATTTAATTAATTGTACCGGTTTAATGGCTAACACTATATGGTTCTCACACgactgaaaaaaaaacaagcaaaCGTGGTATTGGATATATAGGTAACCATATAACAAGCTGTATGTCCTGCTATATTACATGGTCATGCTTACTATATCTCCTAcgactaaaaagaataaagtgtaGACATTTTTTAGtgtgacatttgttttggttcgtccgtctgtccATGCCTGCAATCCCACGACATATCCCGCATGTTGCGTCCTTTGGTgcgattctccttgattgaatattgcctgtcatgtgatagaggaatcatggCAAAATAGGAAAtataaaattattgtgctatccatatacacattgcatgtttgcatgcttgtcatgtgatagaggaatcatggCAAAATATgaagtaaaaaattattgtgatatccatatacacattgcatgtttgcatgcaccagcatacatggcaacgagcaaaaggaaagagaattaacacagaaggaaagagaattaagacaaaagaaaCATCTTTGCATTTTttagaaccttgccaaatctgactacatttaattacttcccctctttgcatttaCAGAAGGGATAACTTTTTCCTCCTtttatttggtttcacgctcacgtgttccatcgccctcgcttgctgtttcttgctgaaattgttcttgggtctgttcattttgaatcattttcccatattctaattaaactataaaattttgaattaggatacgaggtaagacatgcaaacagatatttcaaaactacctgtagagtccaaagaacttaataaatgaATCCTTCTGGAGACAATGCAAATTCTATgtaatctttcatttggtgtagttagtatTATTATAGTACCCGCATAtattcatgggaaataaatcGTCGACAAAACATGGATagtttttggtgcgacattccaacatgggtccatcgtcctgccaatatcattgaggcagatcacataaaggatgagagtccctctatgagattgctcacaagagactcaaacttatatctggtcatggtaatgttgaattgctttgcatcaaaagcatcggcaataataaacggggacataggttttagtatgcatagtggaggaaaactcaaccttggccttctcaacagcttttctgagcctttacagtgctaacttgtccttactcagatagtcaagaggtgcaccataaaattatacaccactaagaaaagtgtcaccattggttgccttgacctaAAAAATATGttgaaattaagaattacaacacctaattcaacatcttggaacagacactcaagtggataccttattctaccaTATATGTCTatgtggaatagtcctaaagccacatatatttatacggtgagtataacatactttattttaaaattttatgagagattttttaagacacgcagtattatccatgtgacaggcactaatatttacatatatactcgaacctgtgtgtacaaaattatatggagatgcagcggaacttattcatggatttattggcgcatgaaagaaatggatatcgggaaattctttctgccgatataaaatattatcttagccatatcacgaaaaagtctatacagtagagtttgtgagcctgcgacgccgcgctctccgtgactgtgttaatttcacgaactttgatttttgaattaaatatcactttaacgtcggtatttaatttaacagtattattatcttatcgtgcgatccgtgtgtttttagtataaaagatttagttgtctcgTAGCAACGCACGTGTACGCTAATATTAAAAGGCAAAGAGATTATTTTGTCTGTCTTTTTTTTACGTCACAGAATACCCCTCCTGCCTCTTCTATATCTATTTTGTTTGTAACTCAAACTCATACGAGTTAGAACCACACGTGCTCATGCGTCTAACGAGGATACAAAGTCTACATAAATCTTTGAGCCGCAACGAGTATATCATATTCCAGTATGTATTGGAACAGGTGACGCGGTCATTATTAAATCTCCGAACCATAAGTTGTTCAAATGACCACGCAAAAAGGATTATGCTCCGGTGCATCGCACGGACATGTTTACTAGTTGTCTGGTTTATACATAATGTGGTGACTAATTAATTGTTTTGATATTACTTGTATTGGTGATATTCTCTCTTGAGATCTACGGCTTCACTTGATTTGGTTTGATTTTCAACACCCTTTTCACATTTCAGGTCCTGTTGAGTGCACCACCCTTGAACGAGCTGGGCTGGCACAGCATCACGCGGTCTGCAGCTAACGCAGCCCCCTTTCCCGCGTTTGGTGCGATCATGTGTGGTTGGGTGAAGCCAATACTGGAAGAATGTAAAGAAAGCTTCGCTCCTGCGTCCAGAGAAAGATCGGAGATGAAAGAGGATATAATCAAATCAATAAGGGATGAGTGTCAGAGGATACGTGACCACCTTGAACACTGTGAGTTTAAGTAGCGGACTAGTGGCCGGTTATTCACTTATTCCCATCAGGGCATTCAAACTTCAGGTAGTGGTTTTGGGAAGGCTCCATCTGGTgaacatttttttttctcgaatacgcaatagatttgcgtatcattgtaattaagaagaaaaGTTTAACCGTACAAACGACATGCTTCTGAAGAGCGCGCTATGTAGTCTCACAGCTATTATTGGACCAACCTAGTAAACTGTTACAAACTTTGATATTACATAAATGGTATACAACCAAACTAAGAGCACCGCTGCAACCTAAGGAGCTGGGCATCGCCGCTGCTGGTTGAACGACCCTCCTCCATCATCCGAGAAGAGCGCTCTTCTACCTGCTCTACTGTTGGTCACTGGGAACAGCTCGTCCAGAGCTGCCACGTGGCTCGGCGTCAAGTTCCTTACGAATATGGTGTCACATGTTCCCTTGGACGGAGACCACACTAGAGCTGCCAACGGCACAATGCCCATCCTCTGCATGAGGAGTACCTAGCCCCGCTTGGAGGTCGGTATGTGCGCCAGCGGCTGGGCGGCAATCCGTCTGCTCCTAATTGGCAGGAACATTTTGGTTGTCGCCTTCTGCCGTGGTGGAGTGGTGATTAAGGGTGACCTTCGCTTGAGCTGCACCTCGTCGGTAAACCATGCGAAACGCCGAGTGGCCTCGCGCGGCGTGGGCGTCGCGTCGCTGGGGTCGGTCGTGGCTTGGCTATCTGGCTGGCCGTCCTTCGTCGGCATAGAAGGGTCGGGTGTGGCTTGGCCAACCGAATGGCCATCCTGCATCGGCATATAAGTACCCACCATGTGCTTGGCCTGCTCGAACCCAAGTGGCTAGACCTCACCATCCTCCCCAAGCGCCACAGCACCCGCGACAACGGGCGGTCCCATCAGCGAGGTGTGTCCTGCACAGGCGACGACAGAGGCGAATCCATCGTGCACTGAGTATACGCCACCGTAGAAGTGGTGACCACCAATGAAACTTGAATCTCTTGAGGGGCGGATGCCACAACATGCAGGCACCCAGGCATCAGAGTGACCGCTGGCCGGCTCGTGATGAGTAAGGCGGCAAGCTCGTCCAGCATCGGGTCGACTGAGATGAGCCAAGTGGGAGGGTCTGCGCCCACACACAGCGCCTCCGCCAGTGGATCTGGCTTGAGGACGCATCGTGCGGCACTCGAAGGATAGGCATTGTTGGTGATGGCAGGCGCGTCCATGCTGATGTTCGTCACTGGCTCACCACTGCGCCGCCGACGTCGTCTCCAACGTCAATGGTTGCCGTCAGCACCCCCCACGCCTCCATGTGCGGTCCCTTCCGAGGTCAGTGGGCTATCGAGCGGTGCGTGCTGGGATGCCGGTGGGATGTCAGCATGAGCTGAGTGGCGAGGCAGGCCACCACCCTTCAGCGCTGACTTGGACCTCTTGCAGTCCCTTGCGAGGTGGCCGAATCCATGGCACCCCAGGCAACGGCGTGGCAACCGGCAAGTTGCTACTCGGTGCGAGTAGGAGAGGCAGTTGAAGCATCTGTCGCGGAGCTATGCGGGGATCTTCCGAACTTGTGTGCACGGACCTAGGACATGGTGGGGCTTAACAAAGGTATCCGCAGGTGCCACCTCCTGTAGAGGTAGGATCTCCTGCCACCCATCGGTGTTGGGGGTAGAGACCCTTCTGCGGGCGCCGAGGCATCGGCGGGCATGGATCCGACCGTCCACGGGACGAGCAGTCAAGCCATGCAACAGCTAGGGGCGCGATCGGCTGTGCTTCCTTTGTCTTCGCATAGGTCCCTGTCCAGCGTCCGCTCCGCCGTGCCCTAGAACGACGGCTGAACAAGTTTGGGCGCGCACGGAGGACATAGTGGCCGGCTTTGCCTGACGATGAACGGCCTCCAGGTAGGTCGTGGGGTGGTCATCATCGGTCTCCTCGCCGTCGTCATCCTCCCAATGCTGGCTCTTCGTACGCCCTCCTGAGGAGCATTCTGGGAAGAACGGTGCCGCGACTCGTGAGAGGGAGGAGCTGGGGGCGCTCGGCGACGCCACGTCAGGGCCCCAAGGCCCAGACGTGGCCATAGCAACGTCGGCATCCAGCCCCAACGGCGAAGGGGGTGGGGAAATGCCAGAGCTGGCCCCCTCAGCCGTCAGCAGTGCGTCGGTGGCGGCGTCCTCAGTCCAACGACGGGCCTTGGAGCTAGCCGCCGAGCGTTCCCGCGGGCTAAAGGGCTGGAGGAAAGGAGAGAGCATGGAACGGTGAACTTGCAGCTGGGCTGTTGCACACCGGGCTCCCTGCTCTGTCCGGCCACGTCGATGGTTGGTGGGGCGCCCTGGACCCGCGTTGGGAGGCCGCGGCGGTGGCTCCATCCGGCCCCGACGGCGGATGGGGCGGGGGCGCTCTAGATTTGGCCTCCATGCCGGGCTACAGGAAGCCCACGGCGGCTGCGGCGTGGTCTGGCAGCGTAGGGGGCTTGGGGTCACCGATGCCGAAGGTGGCCTCCAGGGAGCTCGGAGGTGGCGATGTCTGCCCCTGGTGGCACACGGACTGTGGAGACGTGGGTGGCGTCAGCTGAGCGTCGCAGCCTGCGCGAGGGAGAGGAGTGGAAGGGGTGATGCGTGGTgggggaggcggaggtggaaggTGGGCAGGGCCGGCCGCGGCAGCCTGCTCCGGCGCCAGCGGTGGCGTGGTCTACAACAGGGAGCGGGCTGAGGCGCCTCCAGATCTCGCGGGGGCCTCGTCTGtggtggggaggggaggggaggggagggggagggggagggggagggggagggggtgggGGAGTGGGGTGCGGGGGGCGCCAGCGCCTGTGTGGTGGTGGGGGAGAGGCCGTCAGTGCCTTGGCCCGAGGGTTCGGCAGGAGCGGAGCGGCTCCCACGGTTGCATAACATGAGCCTTTGGTGAACATTTTACAAGATACTCCATTGATTCGTATAGGATATGACCAATCCTGTTGATTTAAGAAATGTTTGGATGGGTCATTGAAATAGTATGAATTTGTAATGGAAATGTTTACTGCGATTAGTAATCTTGTAACTTTTTTTCCCATTTTCGTGAAGGATTTTGGTCATATCCAAATACTAGTACCGTTGAGTCTCCAAATGAAACTTCTTCAGAATTTTTATCTGGTTTTCTTCTTGTTGTTTTCATATTCGGTTTGTCAATAGTTTATTGTGTATTGGGGGCCGTATCAATATCTAAAACATAACATATTTACCAATGGAAGTAGTAATTTTTAGTGAGCACTTCAACGTTTTTTTTTAGTCTTGTATTTACCTGGTTCAACAAATTTTCAAAACTTGGCAATAGTTCCTGAACCAGGTTAGCTAAACAACCTTTTGGAAATATGCCTAGATTTCCAAAGGCATCCAAAGCATACGAAGTGGCAGATTGTAGGTACGTATACATAGAATTTGTAATGATACGGTTCGGAATATGTGAATAGTAATGGTTTTTTCGGATCCATAAAAATTGTAGTGGCACCCATccaatacccccccccccccccccccccccctccccggcACAAGAAATCAATCATAGGCCGCCTTTACAAATAGATTTTTAGAGGCAACTTTTGTTACCAGCCACATCTAAAAAGAATTTTAACAGAGGCGGCTAAAAACTTTAGCCACATCTGGGAACACTTTTGCAGAGACAGCTCTTTTTTTAGCCACCTCTATCATTCATTTCCCCgccaaaattaaaattaaaattctaAGTACATAATGCCATCAACACACACGCACGCATGGTCTGCCCCTGCCCTGCACCGCATCAACTCTAGGAGGGGAAGAGAGAAGGGATCGAGAGGTCAGATAGAAGAGCGAGAGAGGTGCATCCAttgggaaggagagggaggggaaaagatcagagagaagggagagagaggTTAGTGGTCAATGTCATACTATATGAGAAAGGGAGGAGTGGACGGGAGCACCGGGGGTTAATAAATGCAAttaattaaaattttgggtaaGATATCCCTGTCAGTCTGTAATACAAATCTGCAGTCAAATATAATTAACTTGTACTGCCAATTATTTTGAGAACCCGACAGGTAGCAATactttttctatagatccaataGTGAGATTCTTTATCAGAGGCGGTTCTAAATAAGCTGgtgactaggtagcgtgcccgtgcgttgctatgggacaactaaacttttgtactaaaaacacatggatcgcacgttaagataacaatactgtaagacattaaactgacatttaatctaaaaaagcaaagtttgtgaaattaataGTCACTAAGAGCGCGGCaccataggctcacaaactctactatataTACATTTCCGTGATATggctaaaataatattttatatcagcAAGAAGTCTCTGATATTACAAACTAAATGAAGCAATCAAATATGTTAGACAAACATTGCTCAATCCACATATTTTAAACCTGAAAATGCACAAAATGACTATTATATTAAACTAAATTTATGTCCATCATCTATTCAAAGTGCATGTCACAAGCGTTTAAATAATTTCAATATTATTTAGTTCTCTAAATCTATGAGACGCGACACGGTGTTCTTAGCAAATTCTTGAACTCGACGACGTCTGGCTTCATCAACAAGCAGACGATTAGGTAggcctataaacaaataaaaaacttttgGGTCAGTGTTGTAGTCAATAAATTAAATCAATGAATTACCCCAAAAGAACCTCACTTTGAAAATCACGCGCCTGATTACAAATAGGACTGAATACCAATTCGCTGAAATCGTCAGTAGTGGTCACTCCGCCTATCATGCACGAGGAAAAAAAATGTAATAACTGATACTTTATTTAGTCAATACATATGAGAACATCAGTGATACAATACCTCTCTTTATATTCATTTGTACATGGAGACTAGCTAAAATGATGATGCCGCTCGCCGCCATTCCGATAAGTGATAGCATATGTGTGTATACTTGACAGTTATTATGATGCAGTGGTACCTACGAGTTACAAAATTGATTAGCATCAAACAATAAAAAAATTGATAGCATGGAGCAATGATAAAATTTTCATTCTAAGTACCTTTCATTCATTAGCACCACATATTTGTATGGTCGCATCCGCACGTCATCCCTTCCTCgaatattagacacatgcacaactATACCAATGACATCTACAAACACAAACGATAGTTATTGATGGAATGGGAGCATGAACAGTTAACTATGTATTTTTAAATATAGGCATATGAGGTATACCTGCAAAAAAGTACTCAGCTTGAGCGTATACATCCTCGAATTCCATAAAGATACGAGGACACTGACAAATCCATAGCTCTCTCGGTGGTGCATTAGCCATACTTTGTGGAGATAGAACCACAAAGTACTCGGCACATAAACAGAAGATGTAGCCCAAAGGACCAACATGAGTAGGCGTGAAGCCAACTCTCATGAAGTCATAACATTGTCCTACACGAAGCAAAGCGTCGAACCTCATGGTTTGGTCGCCATACGCAACCGCTTCCATTTTGGTTCCCTGTACAAATATTAGATCCAACAGATAGATAACAATGGCTGGTAGAAAAAAATAGACATGGTCCAAAAAGATGAGCTAAAAATGCACCTGCTCATCCTTCAAAATTACACGCAAATATGTATCACCATGGTGATGTCGTACGTTGCCTTTCCAAAAAACCATGGCACTCACATCCCAAATGGAAGATATGTGTTCCATTCTCACTTCATGGAATTCAACCCATCTGCAATCCCATCCGTGTCAATCGAAATGATAAAACACACGAGTAAACCTACGTTAACAGAAAATGATTGCCTCGATCAATTACAAGATAAATGTAACGTAGTTACCTGTAGATGTGTGTATCGGTGATTGCAGGCGGCGGTTCAGCGTACACCCTCTTTCTTTTGAGCGATCGACAGCCAGAACCCATATCGGCAACTGAGaaaccaaaatcatgaaaaatataCAGGATGACATTAGTCAGTCTAAACATAATATACTATTATTCTATGGAGATCGGCAGGCAATTAAAGATTTAAAGTTGTCCGCGTGCTCTGTGCCTCAGTCCTGTTATCTTGATGACATCATGTGAGGCCTCTGAAATAACTACAACACCTACATTGTTAATTTGTTAGCATACATGACCACAAATTTGATGCCCGTGCATGGCCACATGACAACAAAATTTGAACTGCAGTATACGGTGATAGACCGTGATGCAAATCAAACCACCAAAATGAGATCATGTTTTGGTTGCTATCATGATGCCTTAGAAATAATTTTTAGTCAAAGTAACCAAAGCAACGCACGAGTAACAAATTCATTTTTAGTCATGCCAACGCGAACACACGTGGATTGTGGTTTAGATGAATATATAAAGTCTATTTTATGATCTTTAGTGTAGATCAAGAGAAAGATTGCTGAAGTCTCACTAAATACAATACTATTTTGAAGTCATAGAAAATAAGATAAGATAGCTATGCATAAAAATTAATGTGTGGAATATGTGAACATTCCATATCAAGGTTTTAGAAATTACAACACAAAAACTCAAAGCATCATATAATTTGGACTCAAAGTAACATATGAAAATTCTGTGTAGAATGTTGAATCAATGCAGTTCTCTCTTAAAGGTTTCAGAAATTACAACACAAAAACCCAAAACATTATATAATTTGGACTCAAAGTAGCATATAAATTCTGTGCAGGATGATGAATCAATGCAGTTCTCTCTTATGGTTTAGGAACAAGTAAACTAAAAAACTCACACATCTCATTGTAAATAATATTGTTCTGTACATGGTTGCATTGTGCGGTCATTATAACAAATTGAAATTGGTTACAGATAATATGACAAAAGTTCATATAAAGGAATAAGATTTGAAACACTAAAACCACTACAATGTTGCTATTAACTGCTACATATGTATTACTAGAAAGAAAGTGGATCTCCTCCGAGGTACAAGACTATACTAAATTTGGTTAGATGGATACTGTGCATCTAAATAGAATCCTCCAGTATACAATGAACTCACCTATATATTCCAAATCACAACCACAGGGGAGTTCGATGATGGGTCAGAAACCAGTGGTGAGTGTCTTGGCAAGGGAGA is part of the Miscanthus floridulus cultivar M001 chromosome 9, ASM1932011v1, whole genome shotgun sequence genome and encodes:
- the LOC136481649 gene encoding uncharacterized protein isoform X2, with the translated sequence MGSGCRSLKRKRVYAEPPPAITDTHIYRWVEFHEVRMEHISSIWDVSAMVFWKGNVRHHHGDTYLRVILKDEQGTKMEAVAYGDQTMRFDALLRVGQCYDFMRVGFTPTHVGPLGYIFCLCAEYFVVLSPQSMANAPPRELWICQCPRIFMEFEDVYAQAEYFFADVIGIVVHVSNIRGRDDVRMRPYKYVVLMNERYHCIIITVKYTHICYHLSEWRRAASSF
- the LOC136481649 gene encoding uncharacterized protein isoform X1, whose amino-acid sequence is MFRLTNVILYIFHDFGFSVADMGSGCRSLKRKRVYAEPPPAITDTHIYRWVEFHEVRMEHISSIWDVSAMVFWKGNVRHHHGDTYLRVILKDEQGTKMEAVAYGDQTMRFDALLRVGQCYDFMRVGFTPTHVGPLGYIFCLCAEYFVVLSPQSMANAPPRELWICQCPRIFMEFEDVYAQAEYFFADVIGIVVHVSNIRGRDDVRMRPYKYVVLMNERYHCIIITVKYTHICYHLSEWRRAASSF